One Bermanella sp. WJH001 genomic region harbors:
- a CDS encoding HU family DNA-binding protein yields MRKPELAAYVADQADISKDKAAEIITIITDQITESLRKNDPVSLVGFGSFVQKHRAERQGKNPQTGEAITIKASNSVGFKPGKALKDAVNG; encoded by the coding sequence ATGCGTAAACCTGAATTAGCTGCGTATGTAGCAGACCAAGCTGATATCAGCAAAGACAAAGCCGCTGAGATCATCACCATCATTACAGACCAAATCACTGAGTCACTTCGTAAAAATGACCCAGTTAGCCTTGTGGGCTTTGGTAGCTTTGTGCAGAAGCATCGTGCTGAACGCCAAGGTAAAAACCCTCAAACTGGTGAAGCCATCACCATTAAAGCCAGCAACTCTGTGGGCTTTAAACCAGGTAAAGCCTTAAAAGATGCAGTAAACGGCTAA
- a CDS encoding helicase, with protein sequence MLKFKFLLWVFSQLLKKAAKNNPACAEYIAGKDLVFQIQTESGSGRNFTVKDGKVKSSAGLTKEPTFTLSFKDAATGMAILTAKDKNAFMAGIQNKDLVISGNFAEVMWFQGLTKYLKPNKKK encoded by the coding sequence ATGTTGAAGTTTAAGTTTTTACTGTGGGTGTTCTCCCAATTACTAAAAAAAGCAGCAAAAAATAACCCAGCTTGTGCTGAATACATTGCCGGTAAAGATTTGGTTTTCCAAATTCAAACCGAAAGCGGCAGCGGTCGCAACTTCACTGTGAAAGATGGTAAGGTGAAATCTTCTGCGGGTTTAACCAAAGAGCCAACCTTCACTCTAAGTTTTAAAGATGCAGCCACAGGTATGGCCATCTTAACGGCTAAAGACAAAAACGCATTTATGGCCGGTATCCAAAATAAAGACTTAGTGATCAGCGGTAACTTTGCTGAAGTGATGTGGTTTCAAGGTTTAACTAAATACTTAAAACCTAATAAAAAGAAATAA